DNA from Solanum stenotomum isolate F172 chromosome 3, ASM1918654v1, whole genome shotgun sequence:
ttcaagtaTCAATTTTCTGCTTTTATTGTTTGAAAAAGAATTTAGGAAAATctatatagaaaaaattgaattaaatgaaGGTAAAAGATAGGCATAAAGCACATTATtaatccaaaataaaaaaaaatcagaaaaattgaattaaaataaaaaattgaataatttccCGTGGGGCTTGAACCCTCATCCAAAGAAATCAGCGTTGCTCGCACGCTTACCACTGTGCCACCCACTTTAGTTTGATGTGGGTTCGCACacaatatttacatatatttgtacatgattttatattatgtatataggTCTACGTAAAAGACAGTGGATCGTCCGAAACCTCATTTACACTGTAGCTCCGTCCCTGTAACTTACCCGTGTTTAATTAACACAAAAATAGTTACTATTTCGAAGAATTCGTAAGCGTAACTGTAGCATGTATACCGCGAAGAAATACTACATCAATTTGTTGTGTAATGTATATAGGGAAAAGGATCAAAAATGCCCTCTACCTATTAGAAATGGTTCAAAAATACCCTCCTTCCaccttttggtttaaaaatgtCCTTAACGTTATTTTTAGGTTCAAAAATGTCATTTAGTTAACAGAAATATGACATGGAATTTAACTTAACAAATGGTCAATTTTCATTGGtccacctaattttttttatcaaataaaaaaaaacccacCCACCCATCCCAACACCCAAACCCGTTTCTAGTAAGTCTAACCCAACTGTTATCTCTCttcattctttcttctcctcccCCTTCTCCCATCTGCCAATTTAACttgatttaattttgtttcCTTCATTTAAATTCAatgtttaaaaatttatttgctTCTCATAATCAAGGCTAATCACGTAATCGCTATTGAAGATTGATTGCAAATCATTTCATGATGTGGACGCGGATATGTAAATTCCCACCTTGCGGCATCAGTAaccaacaatttaaaatttcaacaatataATACGAGACTTGTTAATACAGTTCTAAACTTATTTTGGTCGAGAAATGGATAAGAAATCTACTGTGTAATTTTGGTGGATTTGAATCTACATTTAGTTGTTATTTTTTGATTTCAaactttcattttaatttttgtttattggGTTGAAAGTTGTTTTTTAGCTTAAAATTCACATTTTATTTATCATACTTGTTGCAATTTAGCTGttaaaatgcatattttaaatgttgttttgttAAATAGTGCAATGTATCTGTTTTTTGGCCAGTTAAGTGCTGCAATTTACTgttgttttttaaattgaatgttgttttttaaagaaagaaaacagaggaagaagaaagagcAGAGAAAGGCTTAAAATTGATGGTGAAAATGGGTTTGGGTATTGGGATGGGtgggttttttttatttgataaaaaattaggTGGATCAATGAAAATTGGCcatttatttagttaaattcCATGTCATATTTCTGTTAATTAAAGGGCATTTTTTAACCTAAAAAAAGATTAAAGGtatttttaaatcaataattaaagaGAGCATTTTTTAACCATTTCTAATagattaaggatatttttttacctttttccaTGTATATATAGTCCCACCGTTTTAATTTATTGGTGATCTGACTTTTATTTAACATGTagtataaacaaattaaaaataaaaataaaacaaaagaatgGGCATAACCAATTAAGCATATCAGCTTCTTCAATGCTGCTGtttaattactatttatttatatataaataatatgatGATGGCATTTCCCGGGAAGAGAAGTCACGTGATCATGTTATCGAGGAAGTGGTCGGTGAGAGGTTCCATTCCATACAATGCATGAAACAGCATCTCTCTAACCAACTTTCAAATTCTATGTATGcacttctttcattttatattatttcatttatgttgattataaattagaaattttataGAGAAAATAGCCAAAAGTCTCTCTAAACTATTATCcaattttcaactacacacttattcGTTACGAAAGTCCTATTATCCctttcaacaattttaaagtgGTCCCTAAATGTTAAGGCGGCAAAAAAAGTGTAGTTCACTCactttgagagagtgagaggtaaaaacaataattaaaactttaattttaaaattatatttttattttatattgattttctgttttctttgtgtttttgttttattttgtttttaaaatttttaagtttccttttgagtttttgttttattttttctttttaccttttttctctttttgttttctcttcGCTGGAGCAACACCGGCGGTAACTCAGCTCCACCACCAAGTCGCCGCCCTCGTCAGCTTTCCACCATTAAGTTCCCAGTGCtcagaagaatgaaaaaatcatTGTTTTTGGTCTGTTTGTAGCGGTGGTAAGGGTACTATAGTATTCCCTCTCCCCTTGGCCcttgatgttcttcttttgTCATGTTCTTGTGGTGTATAATGCTAATACACCATTTATTAGAAATGCATGTGCCATGTGAATGTGATTTAAGGGAAGGACATATTTTCCAGGTTCTGAAATCTTATCATCAGAAAGGGTTCTGAAACAATGGTTTCTAACTTAAgctgctcggactcttcaaaaataaatattgttgcaCCCgtttgacatttttgaagagtccagcAACATAGCTTCTGACTATTAATCCTACTTAGTGTCTATatattcaaataagaaaatgtaAGGAAATTCACCCTTTACTCCTTTAGTCTTAATGCATCTCTGATTGTTTTACATCCTCGTGGGATTATGGAAGAGATATATCAATTTAAAGTTGGTAAATATAACAACTCAAAGTAAGAGAAAGATCAATGAAAATTACAATTTGGTCAAGGCAGAGGCGTATCtaggattttgagatgatgggtgcactattataaaaaaaagttgatctatgatataaatttgatcgattcAACATTTAGGTTCTTACTACTAAAAatcgttaaaattttaaaattataggtctaaaattaatatatatattaccacTTATAGGTCAAAAGTGCTATCAATTACCACTTAGAGAagtgttatctaattttagaaagaaaaataaaataaaataaatataaaattcaaatttctaacctctcGGAGAGAGGTGCATCCAGTCATAATCGCGTTATGTGATACTCCgagtgtgggttcacacatctatatttcaatattttttaaaaatataacactactatatataatctcgggaggggaccatgggttcacgtgaacccggtgaccccctTAGATACGCCTCTGGGTCAAGGGAAATAATTATCTAATATACTTGGCACTAATTAAAGGAAAAGTACTAATCTTTGATATTAGGTAGAAAGTGAAAGTTTTCGGCATAAGTTAGAGGTATTAGATTTAGTAACTTATATTTCACTATGTAGAAATCATTGTAACTACGTTGATTTCAGTTACAATATCATCATTCATGTGGATGCATGTTCTTAATGTTTGATTCGCAAGAATGATTTGATAATGTGATTCAACGCTCCTCCGCCTACTTAAATCATACTAATCCAGAAGCAAGCAGTAAAAGATGTAAAATAACAAACAGACAAGTAATATAACATTACTGAAAAGCTCCAAATGCTAGTAATAATTTATCCATATGCAGAATTTAAAGAATAATAGCTAGCCTTAAGTTGCCTCTACATAGGACACAATAACTTAAAGAAAATTAGGCTAGTAGACAAAAAGGAAACAATTTACCTTTTGGAGAGAAGCCAACTGAGAGGATGACGAGTTGAAAAGCTTTCCACCACCACCAACGGTGAACCAACTACTCAAAAATAACAGAAGAAAAATGATCCTTTTTTTTCGACCGTCAATCCCCTCTCAACAGTAAAAAAAACTAGGGCAGATTTGTGGGGGGATGAAATtgaattcgaaattcaaattcTCGCTCGGATTTCTTGTACGAATTTGAATGGAGAGAAGTGTGCAAGGAGATTGTAACACCTGGAGTCTTCTCCAACGTTCAATCGGCTCGCTCGGATTCGCTGATTTCAGTCAGAGTATTGTTTTGATAGAAGATTGGGCTGGAAATCATAAAAAGGCCCCAACGGTTGGTCTCTCTAATGGGTTGAAAACAAGGTTTGTCAATAGATTGCAACTATAGCCAATGAAGTTCAAATGTAGccaatttaaattaattggtgaATTCTgctaaattttaaataagacgaattaacataaattaattaatgagcttcttaattttaacgaaataaaataattaatttaaaattataaccataatttgaactaaactaaattaacaaaatatttaactaaaacatactaaaatcttttgtgataattttcaGATATTCataagatgaattaattatATACCTAATTATATAAAGCATacttattattcaaaaattaattaaaaatattttgaatttttataaaattaattattccaaatcgtttgaaattaaagaaactcGAAAATTAATTCCTATTCTGGAGGATCAAAATTGGATgtcaatatatacaataaaactttcttatttttttgcaaTTGGACAAGTAAACTGAATCATTTATCTTTGATATATGAGCAAGAGATATGAAATTGAACagcttaaaaaaataattaaattatggaGAATCAAAAATGGATCtcaaacatatatacaattgtCCCTTCCTTTGGCTAAGGTCGATTAACAAGCtttaatttggaaattttttttttactaattcaATTTTATCGAATCACTAATTCATCACTTGAAAAAGGTAATTGGTATACAaaatttaaggaatttttggtcaaattcgatattaaattttctacaTAGCTCGAATTAGGTAAAAGTTCAAATCACTTGTATACAGTTCAAGATCTTGATTTAAAGCatgatttcaaaattttaaaaacctaTTATTCCAACTTTAGAGTATAGAGATACCGAGAGCTTGAGAGTAAGACAAGTGGACGTAGAATGGAAAAAAATCATCCTTCTTTGATTCCTCAAAAATGACATAGAAACagaaattaaattagaaaatatttgaccaagtaaatagggacggaagGAGTATCCTCAACAGTCCCAAATGTCAACATTAAATGAAAATCAAACCGTAAAAGCTCAATAATCTTAATAAGtacaaatcaaattaatataatcgCAAGTAGCCACTAACAATAACCTACTTAGGCTTCATAGCTACAGCATGTTAATTTCGATTCATAACTATATGTtaaagggaggagagaggcgagcaagggagggtagagagtggagagaggtgaattgtatttatacatttgttGACTTGCATAtgtataattgtatatatgtaattgatattcatatgtatttgtatatttggcgAGCAAGATTGGAGAGGGAGAAGAGAGGCGAGGAAGGGAGGTCAGAGAGTGGAGAGATTAAAGgcgaattgtatttgtatatatgttatataattatatatgtatatatataatttgtacttatatatgtataagagtggagagaggtgagataaaggaaaaaaggaGAGAGGCAAacgtaattatagctaaaaagaGATTACTAGTGGCACTTAATTCAAACTATTACCAGGAGGTGCAAGTTTCTTAAACGTCTTTATGGGATTTACTAAAGAAATACTAAATTAATTTGTTGTGTAATGGCATATATAGTCCCTCCGTTTTAATCTATTGGTAATCTGAATTTGATTTAACACgtagtttaaataaaattaaaacaaaagaatgaCATAACTAATAATCAAACAtactctctttgttttttttttacacgtcatttttattataaatagttgatttataatatttgttatttcataaaatcaatgcatagaTTATAATATGTTTTCTATTTTATCTagtgagttattagccttgaaaatatatatttgaccaacaaagaaaaaattaagtaaataattcatGTCCATTGGTCAAATTGAttgatcaaaataaattaattcatatttattgattgaaaaattaacttaaaaaaattaaacaaaaataaaataataaacttacttaatttcttaatgcacgtaaaataaaaaatagtgacatataaattgaaatagagaaGAGTATTAGCTTCCTCAATGCtggtatttaattatttatactaCATACTATTAATATGATGATGGCATTTCCCAAGAAGAGAAGTCACGTGATCATGTTATCGAGGAAGTGGTGGGTGAGAGGTTCCATACTTCCATTCCATACAATGCATGCATCAAACAGCATCTCTCTCTAACCAACTTTTAATTTCTTCTGGCCATCATCAATACAATTCTAGTTAAACCTTTTATAATATTTGTCCCATCCCGAttcaataaattaaaactttctttttaagagtgtgTCTATTAAACTAATTTTAGAACAAATCGTTTTGGCCAAAAAATTTAGTCAGAATATAATCAGAatgataaaataacatattttatattattttattttacttttttgaatattttatcctttttattaaaaaatgaaaaaaaaaatagcttatcttaaaataaaaaggatattatAGACTTTTCAATTTTCTGGTCAAATTCTGACTAAATATTCTGGCCATAATAttctgaaattttaaatttgatttttactattttatttggttattaaatatttacacgaataataattttttaaatttttttaaattggacaagtaaaatGAATCATTTGTTTTTTATATGGGGGAAGGGAATATGAAATTGAAGAGTTTGAAAAATTAATCAATTGTGGATGATAAAAAATAGGTGTCAACATATAATTGTCCCGTCTTTTGGTTAGGGTTGATGAAAGAGACTAAGAGAGTTTGAACAAAGATTCAAATTTATCGAACCACTAATTTATCACTTGAAAAAAgtaattgatatataaaatttaagatttttttgttaaattcgATACCGAATTCTTTGCATAGCTCATGTTATGTGAGCCACTTATATACAATTCAAGATGCTTGATTTAAAAGAtgatttgaaagataaaaatcTATTATTCCAACTTTGGATTATGGAGAAACAAAGAGCTTGAGAGTTATAAGACGAGTAGAGGTTTCTTTAAATacaattaaattttgaacattGAACTCAACCTACATATCTCAAAATTTGTGAAATCAAATTACTTATAGTTTGACTTAATCGAttaaaaagatgattttttatgctaaaatgatctttagttaaaaatgaatgaaaaacaaattgaatatAAAAAGAGACTTACAACCtcttaattataaataatgtGCACTTCACACTAATCATAAGATACAAGTTACATGAACATAATCTCCACAGCTCAAGGTGCTTGGGAGagccattttaaaaaatttggttATATGATTACCtgttttttcaaattattttatatatcatttattcaattttatttgtttttcaaaagtcattcaaTTTTATCTACTAATTAATTAGCTTCCATAGTCATTCaactttacttattttattttcatgatCATTTTAGTAGGAAatacaattttcaaaaaaagctatttaaaaaattaaaattaattaatagttaGATTTATTTAGAATCCAAACAGCGTAATCTGTTCCAATTCTTGACTTTTAAAATGTTGACTATCTAAACATGTTCTTAATAACATTCGATTAAAAGGCCATTACTTAATTTGCTATTTTTCCAAAGTTAGAAATCATATATGAGCTCAATATCGAGTAAAATAAGTAGACAGTTGAGATTTTAGTCTAGatctaatattttaatttaaaaatattatatatctaAATCGATCACAAAAACTAGTAATCCTCTATATGCCTAGTCCAAATTTCTTAACCAACATGAGATAATctaacaacaaagaaaaacatgGGTGTTCAAAGAAAAACAATGGAGTATTTTGAGACAACTTATTCCCCTTCAACTGCGGTGTACAGATTAGATGCGGGAGAGGATATAGTGAATATGAAATCTCATTTATGAAATTCTTtctctaattttatttaaaaagtcatttccctttttcttttctaacaaaacatttttcaaaaattttatacGATTAAATATGAACGCACCCTTTGAGCTATCAATTTTTTCAGacttttaaaagagaaaaaacgaATTATAACTTCATTTAAGCCGTCAAATAGGTATTTTATTAGTAGTGACTTCAATTTTATGTAGATTTCATGCTTTATCTTTGTGTAATGAGTAAATTCCCTACTTTAATTGAATATTATTCCTACAAGGTATCAAAGAATGTAAATGTACAAATCGAATATCATCATGAGCTatcaattttctaaatattcttAAACATCTGTTTTTTCAAgacaaaataaagagagagataattactttttttttgtttagatttatgtgtcttatttttatttgtaattatttaaaaagtagtttcatttttcatataAAGTAAGGCTTTAATTTATATtccatatttgtatttatcacaaattttaaagcggtaaaaataaattacaattataaataaaatatgatgatACAAggattttgataaatatttgtgAGTAAACAATTTTGTTTCTCCTTGATTTTTCTCTTAGAGATTACCTCAGTAATTGAAAAGCTGTTATAGCATATTTTTTTGAATGTATGATGATTGAACCTCATTGTGATGTATTTGATCGCTTGAAATGTTGGACTCGATAACTTGAAACGTTGGACGGCaatattgacaaaaaaaatttgatgtgttGAAGTACTCTTTATGAATATCCCATGACTTTATggaatttttgaaatgttttttcaaggaaatatattattcatttttatagGTATAAGCTAAGGTTTAGAGTATAGTAGCCTCCAAGAAATTATGAAGTCTACCATACTTGTATAAATTATTACAAGATTTATGAGATATTATGGTACATTAACCACATTTTTTTGGcttaaaatcataatattcaaaaatcttcACAATTTTCTTAAAGTTATTACGTCAAgacacataaaattattgaggAAGTAATTTGTTGCTATTTCACAACTTTGAACCTTCAAACTAGTATTTCATAGTACTACTCGTTTgatcacttttacttgtccatgatgttaaatataaatttttattttcacttgtctatttttgcatatcaattgaaaaataatctttttttcttattttactcCTAACATTAGCCACTATTTCCTCTAATTATTGCCCAAGATTTTTTGAAATGCTAATAATTATAAtagttattataataaaatatgcaCTTCACttattatatttgataaaaaaatctaaaggtttattatgaataaataaaagcGAACAGAACGAGTAATTTATTGTTTAGGCGGCTTTCATGCTTTTAGCTTTGCGTAATGAATAAATTCCACTACTTGTATTGAATATAAGTATGTAATTATTCAAGATCGAATATCATCTTCAGCTATCAATTTCCTTTTCCCAATATTCTTACACATTTGGGTTTTCAAGAtggaaataaaagaaagaatacTCTAAGGACTTGTTTCAAACGAGAGAAAATGAATACTCTATGAATAACTTATTTCACAATTAATTTTAATGTGAATTTATCTCATGTTTGATTgagataaaattataaaattaattatttcgaaattaaaatgttatttttattctatattaaaaataaaataacaattctATAATTAATgtcgaaataattttttttccaaacaaaCGAGTGAAAGAGAGCGAAAAGTACAGGGAAATGAGTGAAAGAACGCTATTGGATTGAGATTAATTTTGGACTTGTTAATTTAACCGCTAATTATGTCGCTATTACTCAACCTAATTTACTTCTTTTGCTTCTTAATTAAGGAACCAGgcgctttatttaaatatttgaatgctCTCTTCGTCCCTTTTTACTCATTAAATTTTGACTGacacacaaaaaataatgattagtgcaatgaatttatcattttatccttattaattgaTAGAAATTGTCAGAAATGACAAATATTCCCTCCGTTCACTATTACTTGTCattgtttgacttgacacatccATTAAAAAACATTACTGTTATAGGTATTTTATCAAACGATTCCTATTAAATGATGTTACTACttctgtccacttttaattgtcatagtttctttttatagagttaaactataaatcttttgattaacattttatgatgtatattttcatcatattgatatacgaaaaaattgcaatttatagttctttttcgtataatttttaaatatctaaattttttgtataaaatatcaaattgatgtaatctaatttaactttgaaaattagtcaaattgactttctaAAAATGCAATAAGgcaaataaaagtggacggaaGGAGTATTAAGTCTTGGAAACTGATTTGGAGAAAGAATATTTAATGATGAAGCTAaactatgaaatttttttatcttttcttgatatgtcaaaacTTAAAATAGATAAGTATaactgaaaatttattttaaaaataagtgaaAAGTAAAAGTGGACGagaaaataaaaggagaaaTCAAATTAAGAAACGAGTATTTGACAAGTAAATCGAGATGGAGGAGTATCCTCAACAGTCCCAAATGTTAACATTAAACGCAAATCAAACAGCAAAAGCCCAATAATCTTAATCAGTACAAATCAAATTAACATAATCAACATGAGAAAATTATTAATTGTCCAGTTTATGACCATTAGAGTCTGCCTCCTGCGTCTTATGACCATTCGAATCTGCCTCATGGTCAATATTAGCAGTCTCTTTGCTGCGCTTCTGGTGAGCTAAATCAAGAAAACAGGGAGTCAGCATTTGTTCATATTCAGGCACTTTAGCATAACCAGGGAAATAATTGATATCAATAATTTGATACCGATTTCCATTTCTACTATCTCTTATCAtgtcaaaattaaaaagatgaaGTTTCAAAGCGCGTCGTAACTGCTTTGAAACTTCGTTAATGAAGCTTGATGGAGGCATAACCGCTGCCTCCATCAGCTTCGCTAATTTCTCATCGCTCTGGTCATTATCAGCGAAGTAAGAAATCAGCGAAAACGGAATCAAATTCTCCgaattctccaatttttcttCGGTTATATCACCCAACGACTTCCTTTTCACGCATTTTACATGATCCCCTGCTACATAAACCTTGAAAATCACTCCCCCATGGTTTACGAATTCCTGTAATACGATTGGGGTTTTAATTCCGTTTAATCCGTCTCGATTTAACACTAGAGACATCTGATGAGCGTCAGCCGTAGCATTAGCAATCACCGCCTTTGCAATCAGGGGAAATTTCATCCCCTGATTATCAATTCCATCCTGCAGGCTTTCGTTGGAGTCAACGAAAGCCTGCAGTGGAATTTCTAGATTCTCGATTTTCAATTGCTTAACTGCATCGAGCATGGAGACTCGATTGTGGAGCTTCTCGATGGATTCAATCGGGTCGACTATGATAGCAGTCGGGTTTTCAAGTGAAAATTCCTCCAATTGCTTCTTCCAGTCTGCATCGTAGAGCTTGTGGAAAACAGAGTCGAAAGGACCTTGTTGGATCAATGGCTTTTCGAGATCGATTGGGATGAGATCAACGCCTCGTTTTTCAGCGTAAACGAGGAGAGAATCTTGGATGAAGCTGCTTACACTTCTGGGTGCAAGTGCGTAACCAATGCGGAACCTCTCGCCAGCTAATAGTGATTCAGGCATGGCTGCTAAAGCGTATGAATGAATATTTATCGCTCGATCTCAGAATTATATTGAAAGAATTCTTAACGTGGAAAGAACAAGTGAATGAACAAAGAGGAAGAGAGGATTTTAGGAACTGAGTGTGagataatattttgatattggGAGTCTATTTATATAGAGATGCGAGGAGGACAACATGAGAttatattaaaacaaataacaCTTTAGATATAGCGTTGCGTTTGCATcgtaataagaaaatattattattcgattatttgattttaatttgtttgactcagttttgatttttaatttagaaataaGAAATAGTAGTACTAGTTTGGTATAATAATTACTTTTCTTAATCCAAATCTAATGGAGtacttttcaattattttagtaGAGTAGAAAAGAATGGAATctacattaatttattttcctttttaaattttaagtaggATTTATAAggaacataatatattttttattttattatacattattttttagaaagatcAAAAATACCTTTAAGCTAtgtgaaatgaataaaaatgtcatttgtttatattttggttcaaaaatatACTTGTTGCCAATATTTTGATCTAAAATGTCCTTATTGTTACTTAATGAGTCAAAATAGTCTTTTTACTTATTACTTAaaagtggttttttttttaaaaaaaaaaaagataatacgattctttaaaaataatatttttattaggaataggaagcgtttaaaaagaaaaaaatagtatattttgtaACAAAGTAGTGCAACATATTGTCTTATATTGTTTACGGCATTTACCAGGTCAAACAATTATCCAGGTGAGGTTTGTTCACCTTAGAAAGTGGCCCGAGAGTTGGAAACTTTACGAGTAAGTTTGGAAGTTTGTTTAGTGGAATAAAATACTATAAGTTAGGAGTGTATATTAGAAGTAGGAGTCAATACACgctctatttttctcttgtaATTCAGAAACTATATTTTCTATTCAAGAAAAGTTTCAGGCTGTTTCTTTTTGTGCCTTCTCTCTTTTGTTataaattctgaaaaaaaaataaatatttttgacccATTTGATAGCAATAGGAGAATTTATGGACGTTTACTGTTAAGGAGAAGAAGATTTTTTTATCAAAGTATTGACAACAAGGACATTTTTATACCAAATTGTAaacagaaaatatttttatttgtttcacaTCGTTTTAAGACATTTCTTACCCTTTTCAACATTATTGTTTATGAATAGTGATATAATCctatatattttgattcaatgcaagaaataataaaataaatttatttagttttactCTCTCTTTCGTTTTCTCACTAATTTCTCTTATTTCATAGTAATAGACAACATGACAATATAAGAAATACTGGTAAAATTTTGCATACTTCCATCGTTTTTGTTATCTGTTTTAGAAAATCAATGAACTGCATGTGTCTcgatttttaaaatacaaaactataaaatatttcatcaaaAAGCACCCATAATAAAATgctagaatcattcaatgtcATGTTAAACATTTGGATCAATCCCAAAttgctttaatttattttaatatatttctgAAAAATCTAGGAAACTTCATTGATTTTGTAAAAACCGATTTGTTTTTAGTATTCTTAGTAGTAGGTAGCTTTGTTAAAAGTGTACGTAAGTGGGATATTAAAGCAGAAGACGACATGCATGGCAATAGAAAACAGATAGTGGCTTCGTTGTAAAG
Protein-coding regions in this window:
- the LOC125858470 gene encoding inositol-tetrakisphosphate 1-kinase 1-like; this translates as MPESLLAGERFRIGYALAPRSVSSFIQDSLLVYAEKRGVDLIPIDLEKPLIQQGPFDSVFHKLYDADWKKQLEEFSLENPTAIIVDPIESIEKLHNRVSMLDAVKQLKIENLEIPLQAFVDSNESLQDGIDNQGMKFPLIAKAVIANATADAHQMSLVLNRDGLNGIKTPIVLQEFVNHGGVIFKVYVAGDHVKCVKRKSLGDITEEKLENSENLIPFSLISYFADNDQSDEKLAKLMEAAVMPPSSFINEVSKQLRRALKLHLFNFDMIRDSRNGNRYQIIDINYFPGYAKVPEYEQMLTPCFLDLAHQKRSKETANIDHEADSNGHKTQEADSNGHKLDN